The Plasmodium brasilianum strain Bolivian I chromosome 14, whole genome shotgun sequence genome contains a region encoding:
- a CDS encoding hypothetical protein (conserved Plasmodium protein), with the protein MIIQIVLFVIVTIKTYYSFHINYKILPKNKYNKNYTRKVQSVNYMYKYENTKSRKFKNKILSFFSNYFTDENDKYNLNEEEEEYLKMLGTTDSDDFKDLVKSHEEFLKTCSDIKSKLKYKDIFFFITQKIIKKNLHDFKRKQKFNIFGKDEYTSELSIDYIKSSNIEERIKEQMIKKLSDEMETKRYFLLRIFKCFIGLLLSKMGLFSVAVNMLLTAHFLTFNKDQKKNMKASTLLLTLLPIVLHTSLGTVCSNIFLKYYKFNLPAFVRTENVLSFFINIQLYIASLIYFINYDNEVDTEQINDNFKNDYIDFNNNIPSNDDI; encoded by the exons atgataatacaaATTGTTCTATTTGTTATTGTAACtattaaaacatattataGTTTTcacattaattataaaattttaccaaaaaacaaatacaacaaaaattatacaagAAAGGTTCAATCTGTAAactatatgtataaatatgaaaatacaaaatcaagaaaatttaaaaataaaatattgtcttttttttcaaactaCTTCACCGATGAAAATGACAAGTACAATTTAA atgaagaggaagaagaataCTTGAAGATGTTAGGTACGACTGATAGTGATGATTTCAAAGATCTAGTTAAATCACATGAAGAGTTTCTTAAAACGTGTAGTGATATTAAGagcaaattaaaatataaagatatatttttttttattacacagaaaataattaaaaaaaatttacatgactttaaaagaaaacaaaaatttaatatttttggaaAAGATGAATATACTAGCGAATTATCAattgattatataaaaagctCAAATATCGAAGAAAGAATTAAAGAACAGATGATCAAAAAGTTAAGTGATGAAATGGAGACCAAAAGATATTTCCTTCTGCGTATCTTTAAGTG TTTTATTGGTTTGCTTTTATCAAAGATGGGCCTCTTTTCTGTTGCTGTAAATATGTTACTGACTGcacattttttaactttCAATAAAgatcaaaagaaaaatatgaaggCATCTACTTTACTTTTAACCCTGTTACCCATAGTGCTACATACGTCCCTAGGTACAGTTTGCAGCAACATATtccttaaatattataag TTTAATTTACCCGCATTTGTCAGAACGGAAAAcgttttatcttttttcatCAATATACAACTGTATATAGCCtccttaatttattttattaattatgacAATGAGGTAGATACAGAACaaattaatgataattttaaaaatgattatattgattttaataataatataccaTCGAACGACGATATATAA
- a CDS encoding ribosome biogenesis protein TSR3, translating to MKRQILEKKKYSIHNLVKLINERNKQKGKNGEDVKCIMKKELGNGMPNEGNFNMDNHTSVLRRREKEKESGKEMGKEMGKEMGKEIGKEIGKGIKGERTNSESKESVVTCRTLYNNVMDDDDDNSRCRNHKPKGTNQSKDMLSEKETTVGIDTMDDADITEEISEKFDEYSQKENKKEDVQEIKLFMIDYNECQNNKCSCKKLYRFKKIKKVQVNKKFKGIVLTPYGDKYFSLYDKQIIENFGLSVIDCSWKSVDLLKKIKFTNQRKLPYSIAVNSINYGKPYKLSCLESLAFCLYVCNYNKQCRDILSIYKWSIYFTTVNKDFLDKYKLCYTHDDIINAENELIQDSLNEKEERKKIDHYKIIYEDNYM from the coding sequence ATGAAAAGGCAAATtttggaaaagaaaaagtactCAATTCATAATTTAGTCAAACTAATTAATGAAAGGAATAAGCAAAAAGGCAAAAATGGTGAAGATGTGAAATGTATTATGAAAAAGGAGTTAGGAAATGGAATGCCTAATGAAGGGAATTTTAATATGGATAACCATACGAGCGTTCTGAGAAGaagagaaaaggaaaaggaaagtGGAAAAGAAATGGGAAAAGAAATGGGAAAAGAAATGGGAAAAGAAATAGGTAAAGAAATAGGTAAAGGAATAAAAGGAGAAAGGACAAATTCAGAGAGTAAAGAAAGTGTTGTCACATGTCGAACACTTTATAACAACGTAAtggatgatgatgatgataatagTAGATGTAGAAATCATAAACCAAAAGGAACTAATCAAAGTAAAGATATGTTGAGTGAAAAAGAAACAACAGTTGGAATTGACACGATGGATGATGCCGATATTACTGAAGAAATTAGCGAAAAATTTGATGAATATTCCCagaaagaaaacaaaaaggaagatgtacaagaaataaaactttttatgATTGATTATAATGAATgccaaaataataaatgttcaTGCAAAAAGTTATAtcgctttaaaaaaataaaaaaagttcaagtaaataaaaagtttaaagGAATAGTATTAACTCCATACGgtgataaatatttttctctatatGATAAGcaaattattgaaaattttggCTTGTCAGTAATTGACTGTTCTTGGAAATCAGTagatttgttaaaaaaaattaaattcacTAATCAAAGAAAATTACCATACTCCATAGCCGTGAACAGTATAAATTATGGAAAACCATATAAACTTTCTTGCCTGGAATCATTAGCCTtctgtttatatgtatgtaattataataagCAGTGCAGAGATATATTAAGCATATACAAATggagtatttattttaccacTGTAAATAAAGACTTCttagataaatataagttATGTTACACTCATGATGACATAATAAATGCagaaaatgaattaattcaAGAttcattaaatgaaaaagaggaaaggaaaaaaatagacCACTACAAGATTATCTATGAAGACAATTACATGtag